Proteins found in one Quercus robur chromosome 2, dhQueRobu3.1, whole genome shotgun sequence genomic segment:
- the LOC126694051 gene encoding uncharacterized protein LOC126694051, with translation MGKGKAKVVPQERRDFKSDRFNSSNRPRRDYAEQSGSTRAQAVHAVFREPFHKILEKVKCEPFFQWPNRMAGDPSKRNQNLYCAYHQEPGHTTDDCRNLKNHLDRLVRERKLRHLLHRPEGWQEQSNIEIRQSTLRPPIGTINVILAAPGMTGSSPFKVMSVGRFPTEPDDRESKRARVIATPLIGFSEEDKQGTLQPHDDAIVVTLKIGGYT, from the coding sequence ATGGGGAAGGGtaaagcgaaggttgtccctcaggagaggagggacttcaagTCGGACCGCTTTAACAGCAGTAACAGGCCGAGAAGAGACTACGCGGAACAGTCTGGATCCACTAGGGCTCAGGCAGTccatgctgtgttccgagaaccattcCACAAGATCCTAGAGAAGGTGAAGTGCGAACCTTTCTTTCAATGGCCGAACAGGATGGCAGGTGACCCCTCGAAACGTAATCAAAATTTGTATTGCGCATACCACCAAGAGCCAGGTCACACCACCGATGATTGCAGGAATCTGAAAAACCATTTGGATCGGCTTGTCCGAGAAAGGAAGTTGAGGCATCTGTTGCATCGCCCTGAAGGATGGCAGGAACAGTCAAATATCGAAATCAGACAAAGTAcattgaggccacccattggcacaataaatgtcattcttgccgcacctggaATGACCGGTTCCAGCCCTTTCAAAGTAATGTCAGTGGGCAGGTTCCCAACTGAGCCAGACGACAGGGAATCCAAGAGAGCTAGAGTGATTGCCACGCCCTtaatcgggttctcggaagaggacAAACAAGGAACCCTTCAACCCCACGATGATGCCATAGTCGTCACGCTCAAAATTGGAGGTTATacgtga